In Phaeobacter porticola, one DNA window encodes the following:
- a CDS encoding DUF1244 domain-containing protein: MDKQTQIELEAAAFRRLRQHLMEDRTDVQNIDMMNLTGFCRNCLSRWYQEAANERGIEMGKSEARESFYGMTMDEWKAKYQSDASTEKQAAFKTAFEENVGRKPE; the protein is encoded by the coding sequence ATGGATAAGCAGACCCAGATCGAACTCGAAGCAGCCGCCTTTCGTCGGCTACGTCAGCATCTGATGGAAGACCGCACCGACGTTCAGAATATCGACATGATGAACCTAACCGGGTTCTGCCGCAATTGCCTGTCACGCTGGTATCAGGAAGCCGCCAATGAGCGCGGCATCGAGATGGGCAAATCTGAGGCGCGCGAGAGCTTCTACGGCATGACCATGGACGAATGGAAAGCCAAGTACCAGAGCGACGCCTCTACCGAGAAACAGGCCGCATTCAAAACGGCTTTTGAGGAAAACGTCGGCAGGAAACCTGAGTAA
- a CDS encoding DUF1489 family protein — translation MDNYINLVKLSVGTETVDGLEAWQTEYRKQLPEGLPRHVTRMWPKREPEVVNGGSIYWVIKGQIQCRQRILRLDEVMGGDGIRRCAIVLEPEIHRTQIAIRRAFQGWRYLKPEDTPPDLSKGRAAEKPLPPELSQALAEIGVI, via the coding sequence GTGGATAACTATATCAACCTTGTGAAACTTTCTGTTGGAACGGAAACCGTTGACGGGCTTGAGGCCTGGCAGACGGAGTATCGTAAGCAATTGCCGGAAGGCTTGCCGCGCCATGTGACACGCATGTGGCCCAAGCGCGAGCCAGAGGTCGTCAATGGTGGGTCGATCTATTGGGTAATCAAAGGACAAATCCAATGTCGTCAACGCATTCTGCGTCTTGACGAGGTGATGGGCGGCGACGGTATCCGCCGCTGTGCCATCGTGCTAGAGCCTGAGATTCATCGTACCCAGATCGCAATTCGGCGAGCTTTTCAGGGCTGGCGCTATCTAAAGCCTGAAGACACGCCGCCGGATCTGTCAAAGGGACGTGCGGCCGAAAAGCCGCTACCGCCCGAGCTTTCACAGGCCCTTGCCGAAATCGGTGTGATCTAA
- a CDS encoding adenosylcobalamin-dependent ribonucleoside-diphosphate reductase: protein MTRFAAPIAEQIWDMKYRFKQADGTPIDQTVEDSWRRIARDLARAETDPKTWEDKFYSALEDFQYLPAGRITAGAGTARQVTLFNCFVMGTVPDSMAGIFDMLKEAALTMQQGGGIGYDFSTIRPRGADVKGVAADASGPLSFMDVWDAMCRTIMSAGSRRGAMMATMRCDHPDIEAFITAKSDPARLRMFNMSVLVTDPFMEAVKADGSWELVFDNKVYQTVQARDLWNKIMQATYDYAEPGVIFIDRINKANNLSYVEQIAATNPCGEQPLPPYGACLLGSINLARLVKNPFEKDSELDPQALKDLVATAVRMMDNVVDVSKFPLEAQAQEAQNKRRIGLGVTGLADALLMLGLRYGSDEAARQTEHWLHAIARAAYLASVDLAKEKGAFPVFDAEAYLASGTMMDMDADVRDAIREHGIRNALLTSIAPTGTISLYAGNVSSGIEPVFAYAYTRKVLQKDGSRTEEEVVDYAVQMWRDKFGDKELPDYFVNAQTLPPSDHVKMQAAAQKWIDSSISKTINCPEDISFDSFKDVYMQAWDLGCKGCTTYRPNDVTGSVLTVSESSDKAPGETADAPHESDMDENGAEVVYMSEPLDRPQSLEGHTYKLKWPDSEHAIYLTINDIIINGHRRPFEVFINSKNMEHYAWTLALTRMISAVFRRGGDVSFVVEELKAVFDPRGGAWVQGKYIPSILAAIGGVIETHMIATGFLEGEGMGLKSDPKAEVVSLNAPRSKPCPSCGQYDLQMIEGCMTCRSCGHSKCG from the coding sequence ATGACCCGCTTTGCCGCCCCGATTGCCGAACAAATCTGGGATATGAAATATCGCTTTAAACAGGCCGATGGCACCCCCATCGACCAGACTGTTGAAGACAGCTGGCGGCGCATTGCGCGCGATCTGGCGCGGGCCGAAACAGACCCCAAAACCTGGGAAGACAAATTCTACAGCGCGCTGGAGGATTTTCAGTATCTGCCCGCAGGTCGCATCACCGCAGGTGCTGGTACCGCGCGCCAGGTGACCCTGTTCAACTGCTTTGTCATGGGCACTGTGCCCGACAGCATGGCGGGCATCTTTGACATGCTGAAAGAGGCCGCGCTGACAATGCAGCAGGGCGGCGGCATCGGGTATGATTTCTCTACCATTCGTCCGCGTGGCGCCGATGTGAAAGGCGTCGCTGCAGACGCCTCTGGCCCGCTGTCCTTCATGGACGTGTGGGACGCCATGTGCCGCACCATCATGTCGGCAGGCTCTCGTCGCGGCGCGATGATGGCGACCATGCGCTGCGATCACCCCGACATCGAGGCCTTTATCACCGCGAAATCCGACCCGGCCCGCCTGCGCATGTTCAACATGTCCGTGCTGGTCACCGATCCGTTTATGGAAGCGGTGAAGGCCGATGGATCTTGGGAACTAGTGTTCGATAACAAGGTCTACCAAACCGTGCAGGCGCGGGATCTGTGGAATAAGATCATGCAGGCGACCTATGATTACGCAGAACCCGGCGTGATCTTTATCGACCGCATCAACAAGGCCAACAACCTGTCTTACGTGGAACAGATCGCGGCCACCAACCCCTGCGGCGAACAGCCCCTACCCCCCTATGGCGCCTGCCTTCTCGGCTCCATCAACCTGGCACGTCTGGTCAAGAACCCGTTCGAGAAAGACTCTGAGCTGGACCCACAGGCCCTAAAGGACTTGGTCGCGACCGCGGTTCGGATGATGGACAACGTTGTGGACGTGTCAAAATTCCCGCTGGAGGCTCAGGCTCAAGAAGCCCAGAATAAGCGCCGTATTGGCCTTGGCGTGACCGGCCTTGCCGATGCGCTCTTGATGCTTGGTCTGCGCTACGGCTCGGACGAAGCCGCGCGACAGACCGAACACTGGCTGCACGCGATCGCCCGCGCGGCCTATTTGGCCTCGGTGGATCTGGCCAAGGAAAAAGGCGCGTTCCCGGTGTTCGACGCCGAAGCCTATCTGGCATCCGGCACCATGATGGACATGGACGCAGATGTCCGTGACGCAATCCGCGAGCATGGCATCCGCAACGCGCTGCTGACCTCCATCGCACCCACCGGCACCATTTCGCTCTATGCTGGCAATGTGTCCTCAGGCATCGAACCGGTCTTTGCCTACGCCTATACGCGCAAGGTTCTGCAAAAAGACGGATCGCGTACAGAAGAGGAAGTGGTGGATTACGCAGTGCAAATGTGGCGCGACAAGTTTGGCGACAAGGAACTACCCGACTATTTCGTCAACGCCCAGACCCTGCCCCCCTCCGACCACGTAAAGATGCAGGCCGCGGCCCAGAAATGGATCGACTCCTCCATCTCCAAGACCATCAACTGCCCCGAAGACATCTCCTTTGACAGCTTCAAAGACGTCTACATGCAGGCATGGGATCTGGGCTGCAAAGGCTGCACCACCTACCGGCCCAACGACGTGACCGGTTCGGTCCTGACGGTAAGCGAAAGCTCTGACAAGGCCCCCGGTGAAACAGCGGATGCACCACACGAAAGTGATATGGATGAGAACGGGGCAGAAGTGGTCTATATGTCCGAGCCGCTGGATCGTCCACAAAGCCTCGAAGGTCACACCTACAAGCTGAAGTGGCCCGATTCCGAGCACGCGATCTACCTCACCATCAACGACATCATCATCAACGGCCACCGCCGCCCGTTCGAGGTCTTCATCAACTCCAAGAATATGGAGCACTACGCCTGGACGCTGGCCCTGACCCGCATGATCTCAGCCGTGTTCCGTCGCGGTGGCGATGTGTCCTTTGTCGTGGAAGAGCTGAAAGCGGTCTTCGATCCCCGCGGCGGCGCTTGGGTGCAAGGAAAGTACATCCCCTCCATCCTCGCAGCGATCGGCGGCGTGATCGAAACCCATATGATCGCCACCGGGTTCCTGGAGGGCGAAGGCATGGGCCTGAAATCCGATCCCAAGGCCGAGGTGGTCTCCCTCAACGCCCCGCGCAGCAAGCCCTGCCCAAGCTGCGGCCAGTATGATCTGCAAATGATCGAAGGCTGCATGACTTGCCGCAGCTGCGGCCACAGCAAATGCGGGTAA